The Megalops cyprinoides isolate fMegCyp1 chromosome 22, fMegCyp1.pri, whole genome shotgun sequence genome contains a region encoding:
- the smim18 gene encoding small integral membrane protein 18, with protein sequence MTGHNGSQPWAPVAPLAGVALQVQEVYPFHDGWNVACFVILLLFVLTVVSLAALAFLYELLDCGCCAKGKTARDLREEPGPFRSVMERVRGRHVEVV encoded by the coding sequence ATGACCGGCCACAACGGCAGCCAGCCCTGGGCCCCGGTGGCGCCCCTGGCGGGCGTGGCCCTGCAGGTGCAGGAGGTCTACCCCTTCCACGACGGCTGGAACGTGGCCTGCTTCGTCATCCTGCTCCTCTTTGTCCTGACGGTGGTGTCGCTGGCCGCGCTGGCCTTCCTGTACGAGCTGCTGGACTGCGGCTGCTGCGCCAAGGGCAAGACAGCCCGCGATCTGCGCGAGGAGCCCGGCCCCTTCCGCTCCGTCATGGAACGCGTGCGCGGCCGCCACGTGGAGGTGGTGTAG
- the hgsnat gene encoding heparan-alpha-glucosaminide N-acetyltransferase — protein sequence MEVYVSHPHRKSAQLKMDEASLTINNELRTEVVVSWLSDHCYQCLFQPLGVVPAGPGPGVPSTMDLTVNTQHAMTLQLNSTLTNLELCRVQFHFGEHGNYSLWVKNLNDTSVVNCSMVTDKEPINSYLPILVAFLVYAGLFILVAVGSTIMRLDVVRNILFRLGNSVETERLINSELGRPSRTVESSSSDSPIPPTTTNSRLRSLDTFRGLSLVIMVFVNYGGGRYWFFKHESWNGLTVADLVFPWFVFIMGTSISLSVSGALRRGVPRCRVFGKVLWRSLQLFLIGVLIINPNYCLGPLSWDTLRIPGVLQRLAFTYLAVAALELLVARNRLDNIPTEVWWYSVRDIKLYWLAWLCVIAMETLWLCLTFLLPVPDCPTGYLGPGGIGDFGQYPNCTGGAAGYIDRWLLGENHVYQNPSSRVIYQSRLPYDPEGVLGSINSIVMAFLGLQAGKIILHYKDLHSKIMTRFLMWGFALGILSAILTKCSREEGVIPINKNLWSLSYVTTLSCFAFVVLVLIYYSVDVKRWWSGAPFFYPGMNSILVYVGHEVFEEYFPFRWRMHNSQSHAEHLTQNLVATSMWVVIAYVLYRKKIFWKI from the exons ATGGAAGTGTACG TTTCTCACCCGCACCGTAAGTCCGCACAGCTCAAGATGGACGAGGCCTCTCTGACCATCAACAATGAGTTGCGGACGGAGGTGGTCGTGTCTTGGTTGTCGGATCATTGCTATCAG TGCCTGTTCCAGCCCCTTGGCGTGGTGCCAGCAGGCCCAGGACCTGGTGTTCCCAGCACCATGGACCTCACCGTCAACACTCAGCACGCAATGACCCTGCAGCTCAACAGCACCTTGACCAACCTGGAGCtctgcag agttCAGTTCCACTTTGGAGAGCATGGGAACTATTCCTTGTGGGTGAAGAATTTGAATGACACCTCAGTGGTGAACTGCTCCATGGTCACGGACAAGGAGCCGATTAACAGCTACCTGC CCATCCTGGTTGCGTTCCTGGTGTATGCTGGATTATTTATTCTGGTTGCAGTTGGAAGCACCATAATGAG GCTTGACGTTGTGAGGAACATTTTGTTTCGGCTGGGAAACTCCGTGGAGACGGAGAGACTCATCAATTCA GAGCTGGGGCGTCCCAGCAGAACTGTAGAGTCGTCCTCCTCTGATTCGCCCAttcccccaaccaccaccaacaGCCGGCTACGGTCATTGGACACTTTCCGAGG CCTCTCACTTGTGATCATGGTCTTTGTGAACTACGGTGGTGGGAGGTATTGGTTCTTCAAGCATGAAAGCTGGAATG GACTGACGGTGGCCGACTTGGTCTTTCCCTg GTTCGTGTTCATCATGGGGACCTCCATCTCCCTGTCGGTGAGCGGGGCCCTGCGGAGAGGGGTACCCCGCTGCCGTGTCTTCGGGAAGGTCCTGTGGAGGAGCCTGCAGCTGTTCCTCATCGGAGTGCTGATCATCAACCCCAACTACTGCCTGGGGCCCC tgtcCTGGGACACCCTGCGTATTCCTGGGGTGCTGCAGCGTCTGGCCTTCACTTATCTGGCTGTGGCTGCTTTGGAACTTCTGGTGGCCAGGAACAGACTGGACAACATCCCCACA gaggtCTGGTGGTACTCAGTGCGTGATATCAAGCTGTACTGGCTTGCGTGGCTCTGTGTCATCGCCATGGAAACACTGTGGCTCTGTCTCaccttcctgcttcctgtcccTGACTGCCCAAC tggCTACTTGGGACCAGGGGGAATAGGAGACTTTGGACAGTACCCAAACTGCACGGGGGGAGCAGCTGGATACATTGACCGCTGGCTCTTAGGAGAGAACCATGTCTACCAGAACCCATCTTCACGG GTCATCTACCAGTCAAGATTACCTTATGACCCTGAGGGGGTGCTAGGCAGTATCAATTCAATAGTGATGGCTTTCTTAGGGCTACAG GCTGGAAAGATTATTTTGCACTACAAAGACCTTCACTCAAAAATAATGACCAGATTTCTCATGTGGGGTTTTGCATTG GGAATCTTGTCCGCCATTCTGACCAAGTGCTCGAGAGAAGAAGGAGTCATACCTATTAATAAGAATCTATG GTCTCTGTCCTATGTGACCACACTCAGCTGCTTTGCCTTTGTGGTGTTAGTCCTCATATACTACTCAGTGGATGTGAAGAGGTGGTGGTCTGGTGCTCCTTTCTTTTACCCTG GAATGAACTCCATCCTGGTCTATGTCGGGCATGAGGTTTTCGAGGAGTATTTCCCCTTCCGGTGGAGAATGCACAACAGCCAGTCTCACGCCGAGCACCTCACCCAGAACCTGGTGGCCACGTCCATGTGGGTGGTCATCGCCTACGTGCTGTACAGGAAAAAGATCTTCTGGAAGATCTAG